From Polaribacter butkevichii, a single genomic window includes:
- the sufC gene encoding Fe-S cluster assembly ATPase SufC: MLKIENLQASIDDKSILKGLNLEVKAGEVHAIMGPNGAGKSTLANIIAGKEDYEVTAGTIELNGEDISELAPEERAHNGVFLSFQYPVEIPGVSVTNFIKTAINETRKAKGLEDMPAKDMLKMIREKSELLEIDRKFLSRSLNEGFSGGEKKRNEIFQMAMLEPKLAILDETDSGLDIDALRIVANGVNKLKSKDNAVIVITHYQRLLDYIVPDFVHVLHDGKIVKSGDASLALELEAKGYDWIKQELV; the protein is encoded by the coding sequence ATGTTAAAAATAGAAAATTTACAAGCAAGTATAGACGATAAATCAATTTTAAAAGGATTGAATTTAGAAGTAAAAGCAGGTGAAGTACATGCAATTATGGGGCCTAATGGTGCTGGAAAAAGTACCTTGGCAAACATTATTGCAGGAAAAGAAGATTATGAAGTTACTGCCGGAACTATTGAATTAAATGGTGAAGATATTAGCGAATTAGCACCAGAAGAAAGAGCACATAATGGTGTCTTTTTATCTTTTCAATATCCTGTAGAAATTCCTGGAGTTTCTGTTACAAACTTTATTAAAACGGCTATTAACGAAACTCGTAAAGCAAAAGGTTTAGAAGACATGCCTGCAAAAGACATGTTAAAAATGATTCGTGAAAAATCAGAATTATTAGAAATAGACCGTAAATTCTTATCTCGTTCTTTAAACGAAGGTTTTTCTGGTGGAGAAAAGAAACGTAACGAAATCTTTCAAATGGCAATGCTAGAACCAAAATTAGCAATTCTTGATGAAACTGATTCTGGTTTAGATATTGATGCTTTACGTATTGTTGCAAACGGCGTAAACAAATTAAAATCTAAAGACAACGCAGTAATTGTAATTACACACTACCAACGTTTATTAGATTATATTGTACCAGATTTTGTACACGTTTTACACGATGGAAAAATTGTAAAAAGTGGAGACGCTTCTTTAGCTTTAGAATTAGAAGCAAAAGGATATGATTGGATTAAACAAGAACTAGTATAG
- the sufB gene encoding Fe-S cluster assembly protein SufB, giving the protein MKYTEEDLEKELETQEYKYGFYTDIESDTFPVGLSEDVVRAISKKKNEPEWMTEWRLEAYRVWEKMEEPEWANVHYEKPKFQDIAYYSAPKKKPKLNSLDEVDPELLDTFKRLGISLDEQKKLANVAVDIVMDSVSVATTFKKTLGEKGIIFMPISEAIQEHPELVRKYLGTVVPTTDNFYAALNSAVFSDGSFCYIPKGVKCPMELSTYFRINEGGTGQFERTLVVADAGSYVSYLEGCTAPSRDENQLHAAVVELIAMDDAEIKYSTVQNWYPGNKEGKGGVYNFVTKRGLCETNAKISWTQVETGSAVTWKYPSCILKGNNSVGEFYSIAVTNNHQQADTGTKMIHLGKNTKSTIISKGISAGHSQNSYRGLVHVGARAENARNFSQCDSLLMGNSCGAHTFPYIEAKNKSAQIEHEATTSKIGEEQLFYCNQRGIDTEKAIALIVNGFSKEVLNKLPMEFAVEAQKLLEISLEGSVG; this is encoded by the coding sequence AAGTGACACATTTCCTGTTGGATTAAGTGAAGATGTTGTTCGCGCAATTTCTAAGAAGAAAAATGAGCCAGAATGGATGACTGAATGGCGTTTGGAAGCTTATAGAGTTTGGGAAAAAATGGAAGAACCAGAATGGGCAAATGTGCATTATGAAAAACCAAAGTTTCAAGACATTGCGTATTATTCTGCTCCAAAAAAGAAACCTAAATTAAATTCTTTAGACGAAGTTGATCCAGAATTATTAGACACTTTTAAACGTTTAGGGATTTCTTTAGACGAACAAAAAAAATTAGCTAATGTTGCTGTAGATATTGTTATGGATTCTGTTTCTGTAGCTACTACTTTTAAAAAGACATTAGGTGAAAAAGGGATTATTTTTATGCCAATTTCTGAAGCAATTCAAGAACATCCAGAATTGGTTAGAAAATATTTAGGAACCGTTGTACCAACAACAGACAACTTTTATGCAGCATTAAATTCGGCAGTTTTTTCTGATGGATCTTTCTGTTACATTCCTAAAGGTGTTAAATGCCCAATGGAATTATCTACCTATTTTAGAATTAATGAAGGTGGTACAGGACAATTTGAAAGAACCTTAGTTGTTGCAGATGCAGGAAGTTATGTTTCTTATTTAGAAGGTTGTACGGCACCAAGTAGAGATGAAAATCAATTACACGCAGCTGTTGTAGAATTAATTGCAATGGACGATGCGGAAATTAAATATTCTACCGTACAAAACTGGTATCCTGGAAATAAAGAAGGTAAAGGTGGCGTTTACAATTTTGTAACCAAAAGAGGATTGTGTGAAACCAACGCTAAAATTTCTTGGACACAAGTAGAAACAGGTTCTGCAGTAACATGGAAATATCCTTCTTGTATTTTAAAAGGAAACAATTCTGTTGGTGAATTTTATTCTATTGCGGTAACCAACAATCATCAGCAAGCAGATACTGGTACAAAAATGATTCACTTAGGTAAAAATACCAAGTCTACCATTATTTCTAAAGGTATTTCTGCAGGACACTCACAAAACTCATATAGAGGTTTGGTACATGTTGGAGCTCGTGCAGAAAATGCACGTAATTTTTCTCAGTGCGATTCTTTATTAATGGGTAATTCATGTGGTGCACACACGTTTCCTTACATAGAAGCAAAAAACAAATCGGCACAAATAGAACACGAAGCAACTACAAGTAAAATTGGTGAAGAACAATTATTTTACTGTAACCAACGTGGTATCGATACAGAAAAAGCAATTGCATTAATTGTAAATGGATTCAGTAAAGAGGTTTTAAACAAACTTCCTATGGAATTTGCTGTAGAAGCGCAGAAATTATTAGAAATTAGTTTAGAAGGTTCTGTAGGTTAA